In Oryzias melastigma strain HK-1 unplaced genomic scaffold, ASM292280v2 sc05706, whole genome shotgun sequence, the DNA window GATGACACAACTGTGAATGAGTAATCCAAAGTGGAATTTCTTAATCACACTAAATGTGTCTTCTctgatggaaaaacaacaaaaacatttttttaaaaagtagtgaAATGAATCTGTGTTTACCCGTTATTCTTTGACATTGTCTGCAGTTTTTGGAGTGTGGTACCCTCTCGGTGCATCTGTAACCAGgctcacattcacacctcaGATCAGAAGTACTTGTGCAGTTCTTCACCACTCTCAGGTGAGATGCTGAGCAACAGAGAATGACCAAATCAGAtatttgtgtctgtgtgcacagAGACATAAAAGCTGAGATGTGAAGACAGGATTTACTTGGTGAACAATCTCTGAAGCAGAGATGACAGCTGTCCTCATTGTTCTGGGTTGAAGTGTAGCTGCCGGGAGGACAAGGCTCACACTCTGCACAAGATTTCTGAAACGTCCCTGCCACAACACAGAGAGGCAAATGTGAACAACCGGATGGcagcagggaaaaaaagaaagcttgCAGGCCCAGAGTGCATAATAATGAAGGATGTGGTCTTAGTGCTGCAAAAACTTAACACCACAACTAACTGCACTTACCATCAGGatgtggaaggaaaaaaacacaccagaTATAGTGATAATAAGGCACCTACATAGATTTTTCcaatatatacataaattaaataataaaattactcatttttatgagaaacttaattgtcaacaaaaaaacaaaaacaaataaacgtTAGAAAATAGAATGTTGTTTCatgaaaatcacttttttaccTGCAGAGCACATCAGGCACCCCTGACTGTCCGTCTctcctgtgtcctgaaatgttACACAGGTCAACTGAAATTCAAGTCACTAATTTTTCACTTTCATCGCAGAAACTCTTACCGTGGGAAAGGTGAACACCAACTGTGCAGCCAacaaccaaagagccacaacgTATTGCACAAACCCCATTCTGTGGGCAGAGAAAAATTGGTGCGCTCTCATAAAAGTGCGCTTTGAAGGGGGTCATCCGAATAACGGCGCTTTCTCTGAAGTttctcataaaatgaaaaatgcacGGCTGTACCTTGACGTGACGCTCCCTCTGCTTTTCTGCTATTATTTTAGTAGTTTCCACAAGGTGAGGCTCTCTCTCATTCTTCCTCTAACTCACTCTACCCATCATCTGTGTCACTC includes these proteins:
- the LOC112140760 gene encoding tumor necrosis factor receptor superfamily member 14-like — its product is MGFVQYVVALWLLAAQLVFTFPTDTGETDSQGCLMCSAGTFQKSCAECEPCPPGSYTSTQNNEDSCHLCFRDCSPTSHLRVVKNCTSTSDLRCECEPGYRCTERVPHSKNCRQCQRIT